The Halictus rubicundus isolate RS-2024b chromosome 6, iyHalRubi1_principal, whole genome shotgun sequence genome contains the following window.
TAAGTACATACACATTCTACAGTCTAATGTTACGCCCATACCCCGAATTGACACAGTTGAAAATCGTTATATAGCTCGGTAAAATATGAATGGTATTTCGGAAGCGAATGGTACCAATCGAAGTAAAATGGTCTATTTTTCAATGCTTAGGTCGAACAGGATGAATCGACTTGTTGCAAGGATGGCGTCAGTTACTGTGGCTTGAGGGACAAGAAGTATCCCGATGCACGTGCCATGGGGTATCCGTTCGATCGTCAACCTCGTGAAAATGTGGGAACATTGTCCGAATTTCTaactaaaaatatgaaaacccAATCCGTGGTCATTAATTTTACGGATGTAATTCAGCCTAGCGCTCAATAACGTGGTTCCTCTGTCTAGCGTATGCCGACTTTAACGAATATAATGTGAATTACAATGGCGATTTCTAAAATTTGAGATATGTTAAGAAAGCAAAAAATATTAACACAGTTCGAAAGGTGAAGGGTAATTTTAATCTCGAGGATCAATCTACAACTAATTGCAAGTCataaaaagcaaaaaaaaaaaaacacgaagTCTACATTAACTTATGGTACAAGTATACAAAACCATTGTATAGTACCTTCTTCTGTTATTCAATGTTTAATCGGTTAGAAAAGTATCTGGAGAAATTATGTTTTACAGATACATATGCCAGAAAAGTCAAACAAATAAAAACTGTGATAAAAACCAACATCGCATTGAATTTTACTTTTTTATTTGTCACATGTTTTCCCAACAAATTAAGGAAAACCTCATTCCCAGGGCTAGTTGTCACAGTAAAACAAAGTTTCATAGACCAACCAATTAACATTACATCACATTGGATTCAATCGGCCTCCTCGTTACAGGTTTAACAACTAGGCATATAGTGATAATATGATGtataatttatacaaattatatataattttaagtaaCTCGGAAAATAATATCATGACCCGTATAATAGAAATATGCACTCTTCAAGTATAATTACCCATGTTTAGTGATAATCCATTTCCTTTGAAAACAGGAAATATGAAGAACGGAATACAGTGGATGACATGTCGGTAATCAGCGTTAGTTTTGATTAGCTTAGACAGGGGTGACGGATTTTGTGGTCTACGACGAGACCGCCGTTTCCTGGAGCATTTTCTTATAAAGGCCAGATTGTGTCGACTTTCTAGCATATTTACTTCTGATCGTGTCGGTACACTTCATCCCTCTTCAGGcgttatatattattaatacaTCACAGTGAAGTTACAAAAAAAAACGTACATTCACGAAAATACAGTTGGCGCGATTGTTACGTACTTCGTTATTGCCGCTTCTTGGCTTTGCCAACAAATAATTCGTTAAGATGGCAGACAATAGATCGGGTATTTTGTACTTGTTCGATCGACCTGCTGAACCGGTCTATGTACCCAAGGGAGAGAAGAAAGTCGCTTTCGACATACCAGCTGATTACTTGGTAAGTAATGCTAtgtgttctttttttatttctcatTTGATTAATTTCTATATAATAATAGTTTTGTGAATCGCTTAGAGTTTGAATAGTATAATGGCAGTGCGATAGagaaatattatagaataatgtgtggaattaaaaaattgtgtttttgatGGAATTGCCCTGTTTGTGGTATAATAATGTGCTGTTACGTTTGTTTTTCTAGTCCGACAGATACCGTCCTGTAGCGACCCAAATATTCAATCGTTTCTCCGATGAAACCGAGTCTAAACTTCAAGTGAAACAGATTACTCTTCCGGATCTTAGTTTTCCTATGCAATTGGGTCGGCGTGTGCCTTTTTCGCTGTTCATTCCCTCGCATCGAAAATATGCAGGACGTCTTATTGATATTTTCATGGGTTCGTACTATTCTATACGATTTACACTAATCTTACGCATtactagattgcagatttttgtgcagaataaaaattgtttatctcGATTGCGAGAAGTGTATGTTGCAGAGAAacttatttcttcttctatgaACATTAATAAGTAATTTACGTAATTAATTTTCTAGTTACCTTAATAAGTTGTAACTTAAAATTCTTCGGAAATTTTTACTACTGTGCATCTGAAGCACTCATTTctcttcataaatgcataaaaccttcAATCTACACATTACACTATCGTTCATCTCAAATGTTCGATTAAAATTGTGAATACGATCGTTGAGAATGTTATTTGAGGGCATATTAAAAATCTAAAATAGTGTTGTATATTCATAATGTTATCATTAGACTgtcgatgtttatgcaatttccaatttttgcggacaaatttccagaaaatggaatgaaataaaaaactctctttcatgggaacagcctctgtagatccaaaacaaatgagaatcgtgctaaattctatcgaattttatatcatagcattttttaaacattttcataagtcataaatgcataaatatccgcagtctagatatCATAGATATATATTTGTCGGAGAATCCTGTGTCATACAAAAAAGATTTACCGTGTACTGTCCTACAGTTAGGACGAATTTCGATTCAATAacataaatatgtaaaatttgcaGACGGATTAAACAACCTAGCGATTCGAATATACGTTTAATTATCACAAATAGAATGAATTTAATAGGACTGATTAATTCATTGCTCCCTGTTTTAACTACctgtatttttaaatcttttcaCAAACAGTTACTATATGTATACTATACTCTTGTATACAAGTATTTTGATTCAGTTTAGATAAACACATTTACACGCCCTCCTATTTAACCACTTTTAATGTTATATTTTACAGGCATGAGGACGTACGAGGATTTCTTATCCGTGGCAGTTTACTGTCGCGATCGTGTGAATCCCAACATGTTTATCTATGCTCTGTCAGTAGCAATATTACATCGTCCAGACACAAAGGATCTGCCAGTGCCACCATTGACTGAAGTATTTCCGGATAAATATGTCGACGGTGGAATTTTTTCTCGAGCTAAGGAGGAAGCCAATCTTGTACCTCCAGGATCCAGAGTAATAAAATTCAATACCATTTCATATATTGTGCAAGATGTATCTAACCTAATTACAATTCAAGATCAATATTTAAACTTATTCAATGAATcatcaatattcaatattataaACCTTAATTCACATACACATTTATTACCTCTACTACTATGATCACAGTTTGGTACAGCCAACTATAGatattcattttgaatattttaaagTATCCCTACcgaaaaaataattcctcacaCAATTCAATGTTGCGTAAAATTGCGTACATGAAAATCGGAATCCATCTTGTTGTATAATCTGGCAGTATGTATTGAGAATATGTGGTGCTCAATGTGTAAAAAAAATACGCACGAGTATACGAAAAGTAAATGTATTGTAATGTTATTGTGTTTCCAAAAATGTTACGCAATATGCGAAACGAGCCAGGCGAAAGAGTTTCTTTAAAATTCGAGTACTATCGTTGATCGCAGATTCCAATTGAGATTCCTCGAGATTACACTGCCTCAGATCTCGACGAAGAGCATCGTGTCGCATACTGGAGAGAAGATATTGGCATCAATTTGCACCATTGGCATTGGCATTTGGTCTACCCGTTCGAAGGCAACattaaaattgtgaagaaaGATCGCCGGGGGGAACTTTTCTACTACATGCACCAACAAATTGTGGCGCGGTATGTCTACAAGTATACTAAAAGCATGAACTCTGTTAATAATATAGACTCTACTGTGTCGTCGAAGTGAATCCGAGGAAGACATTGAATCACGAAAAAACAGTTCAAATTCCAAGAAAATGTCAATATTATATAAATGTCACTATAGCTCGGCAGTTTGTGCAAAGGTgttgccgcgctctgattggtccgtgttatTCGTTAGTTAcgccttaacaaagccgcggagaacattttcgcaagggAAAATGTTACTCGAAATGGCGTTAGGAATCGCTCCATTTACGGAAgtgcatttttgggacaccctttctAATGAGACAACCTTATCGACAACTGCTTTGCTTACATTTGAACTACCTACATCTTATTTGTAGTACTGCCCGAAAATATCCGGATTTATCTCGACGGCCCTGTACTTTCAATCcctatcactagactgcggatctttatgcaaaacaaaaaatgtttgcaagacgattgcaagacgcaggagcgaaataaaaatgtatttcttcttttaattattttattgatttgaaaccaaaacgctgatatccttaaatctttttaatatgtccactgctttaaattgtggctGCCCATTttggtcataaatgcataaaatccgcagtctacctatCACTAATAACCTCAATCTCCCCTACACAAATCTTTTAAAAGTGGTAACGATCGATTTAATATTACATGTTAAAGACAACTCATCTGTGACACTTTTAGGTACAACTGCGAGCGTCTGTGCAATCGTCTTGGACGCGTGAAACGCTTTCTTAATTGGCGCGAACCGATTCCCGAAGCTTATTTCCCAAAGTTGGACTCTATCGTCGCTGGACGTACATGGCCTGCTCGTCCAGGCGGTGCCGTCCTTAAAGATATCAATCGTCCAGTGGATCAGTTGGATTTCGATATCCAGGATCTAGAAAGATGGCGCGATCGCATTTACGAAGCTATACATACCGGATCGGTGATCAATTCGAGAGGCGAGCGAGTACCTTTGACCGAAAAGGACGGCATCGATATATTGGGGAACATCATGGAAGCCAGTATTCTGTCCCCTAATACAAACGTATATGGAGATATTCATAATTTAGGCCATGTTGCTATTTCTTATTGCCATGATCCGGATCATCGTTATTtggtaaataattttattcaaattattcgaATAACGAGTAATCAAATTGCATCAGTGTAATCACCGCAATCGTAAAGTGTCGTAATTCGACAACACCGATACTGAATTTTGCTCATAAGTAAACTGCGGATTCTTATACGAAGTAAACATTGTTTGCATTAAATACAAGATATAGAAGTCGtacagacatttatttctttttgtaataattttaacgagGTGAACGtggataatttttttattttatgttaataaatatataatttcatGAAATGTTACTTTTAGGAAAATTTCAGTATCATGGGGGATTCTGCTACTGCCATGAGGGATCCGATATTCTATAGATGGCACGCTTTCGTCGACGACGTTTTCCAGGAATACAAAAACACTCTGCCAGAATATACTGTTCAACAGGTCAGCACATATAGAATttgttatcagtagactgcggatgtttatgcaattttcaatttttgtccgcaaattttaggaaagtcgaaacaaataaattctaattttcagtAGTAGTGACCTTtatagatctgaaataaataaaaatcgtactaaattctatggaattttatattatagcattttttgaaaattgtcatgtgcgataaatgcataaagatccgcgttcTAGTTATCAGTGAGAAATATGAATTTTACGAggggaaatgaaaattttacctTATCCTTGAAATGATTAACCTTCCGTTCAATTCCGTTCGTTCAGTGAACTGGCCACCCCATTTAGGTTGCTAATGTATTTTCTCGCGGTGTTTGTAGTTGGATTACCCGGGCATCGAAATAGACGACCTTCGAGTGACAACGAATCAGCAACGCAACGTTTTGAACACCTTCTGGACTCAGAGCGTTGTGGACTTGTCTCGAGGACTTGACTTCACACCTCGGGGAGCAGTGCTTGCTAAATTTACCCACCTGAACCACTCCGACTTCACGTACACAATTATTGTTAACAATCGCACTGACGCACCAAAACGGGGAACGGTGCGCATCTTCATTGCTCCCAAGGAAGACGAACGTGGGCTACCTTTCACTTTCAGGCATCAAAGGAATTTGATGATCGAGATGGACAAGTTCACCGTGACACGTATGTTGCTTTCATTGTGTCTGgtcatattataaataatgcgGTTATTTTCATATTTCCGGAAGGTAAAATACAAGAACAAAGTCACGAACATTCTAGAGGGTGTATCAGTCTATTAATTTGCTGATTCCGTAAACTTATACGCTTTTACATATACGAACAAAGCGTATCccatttcttattatttttaaacaattagaCGTACGAAGTTGAAACTGTATCCACGAGCTAAATTTGCTCGTATATTCCACTATTTTGTACTGtattaacttttttctttgctttgcGAATGTTACTGTTTTCTAGTAAATCACATATTCTTAATTTTGCGTCGCCTGTTACGTTATAGTGCGGCCAGGACAGAACACCATTGAGCAGAAGTCAACCGGATCTTCGGTAACTATACCTTTTGAAAGAACATTCCGTAATTTGGACGAGAACAGACCGCTGAGTGGAGACAGCTtggaacttttcaatttctgtgGATGCGGATGGCCACAGCATATGCTAGTACCTAAAGGAACCAAAGCAGGTTTTCCCATGGAACTTTTCGTTATGGTGTCGGATTACAGCGGTGACGTTGTGAGTATATTTTACACCCTATACAGTAGACCCTTTGTCACATGAACTAGTGTTTGTTCCATAAAATAGTAAAATCTGTCGTAAAATCTGAGGAAGATTCATTTACGaaggaaatatttaaatgtttttacagaGGTTTCAACTGATagcattttttcttttaaatatgaAATGATTAATGTTGTGCGAAAGTAGAatcttcgagctttaaaatgaggtCAAGTCTATTGCTGCGATAGTAAATCGCGAATTCAAGGCAAACAATATAATGAAAAGGATTGTTTCTCGATGCTTAGATTCAACAGGATGAGCCGACTGGTTGTGCGGATGCCATTACTTTCTGTGGTTTGAGGGACAGAAAGTATCCTGACGCGCGTCCCATGGGATATCCATTCGATCGTCAACCACGAACTGGTGTAGAAACACTGCAACAATTTCTCACCGCAAATATGGCCATCACGGAAATAGCTGTTAGGTTTACGGATAACGTGGTACCTAGGGCCAGATCCGGAAGCTTCGGAAATGTCTTGACCTTCAATTAACATGGTTCCTACAATAATGTGTCCCGATTACTTATTTGTCGACAGTTTTTTGAAGAACTATTTGTTCTATCTGCATGTGCGAAtcattaatagtaattaaactTAGGACTTTACTCACCAGTGGTTTTCTAATGGTCTTTTTAAAACCAAAGGTCACTTGAGAATTCCACAACTAAACTCCACTCTTCCACTTCCTCGGCATTTCGCTGATGAAGAAccgtttttttattttacaagcaAGGTAAAAGTCGATGTCACAAATTAAAATCATAGAGGAGACTGAGAATAGAGCCCACCTGTGTCCATATTCGCAATGTTCTATTAGTTTCTCTTTTTATGATGAAAATAGTGCTGGTAAGTAATACGTTGTATCATCTTTGGTTTGTACACGTAGATATCGTTGAAATTATGTATTAATATACCCATTAATTTTTGGTTTAAATTGTATCCAAGTATCTGCCATTTCGgcttttatttgtttatatagTATGTTATCGAAAATACTTCAAGCAAGATataagaaaaatacaaaaaaaaaatgatgtaaTTAATAAAAAACTACAATAGAAAttatacgtttaattatatGTAATTACCCGACTTCCACATTGACATAAATATTCGTGATTATACAGTACATACTGTTTCAAATAGCAAGTagcaaatttttcaattttagacatatatcgagacttcTCGGGAACGAAACATATTTTTTGTAAGAAAAAgtcttaaaataaaatttgtgatAGCATTTCATTTGGATCTTTAAatggagaatatttttcaccagATCAAGTCATGTCTCCCTGCCGTGCATAATTcataatgtcacgtgactaatccggtactgacagagagagggtaactgtattctccTCAATTTTCCCGGTCTGGCGACAATGCTGCGAGCAAGGCGGAGGGGCTGCGGGGCCATAAGGATTTCGACGTATTCAGAGTTTATTACTGTTTGACGTATTAGACGTAGTCAGAGTTGACAAGGAGGTGTTCAGGGATTTTGGCGGGGCAGGTGGAAGAAGTGAAGGCTCCGTCTGTCCCTACTTTCCGCGCTTCTGTATCAGGCAGGCCTGAGCACCAGTGACACCAGATGAGGTGAGGGAGCACGGATCgagaggaaaaagttaccctcacTCTGCCAGTACTTGAGTATGCATGACAGGGACGAATGCGTCGCGCGACCAGGCTGTGGAGGAAGCATGGGACAATAACGCGGTAGAAGAGGAAGTTAGGGTGGGGGAACAAGctttgatctggcgactctgctgaGCACGTTTGTCACAATTGAAATATACCTTTCCGCACCGTAATGCCCACTCACCCTTTCCAGCAAGCATCGTTGCCATGGAGAAAGTAGCTACGAAGGTACATACCTAGCTCTCAATAACGTGGTTTCTGTGTCTAGCGTATGCCGACTTTAACGAATATAATGTCAACTATAATGACGATTTCTAAAATTTGAGATATGTTAAGAAAGCAAAAAATATTAACACAGTTCGAAAGGTGAAGGGTAATTTTAATCTCGAGGATCAATCTACAACTAATTGCAAGTCataaaaagcaaaaaaaaaaaacacgaagTCTACATTAACTTATGGTACAAGTATACAAAACCATTGTATAGTACCTTCTTCTGTTATTCAATGTTTAATCGGTTAGAAAAGTATCTGGAGAAATTATGTTTTACAGATACATATGCCAGAAAAGTCAAACAAATAAAAACTGTGATAAAAACCAACATCGCATTGAATTTTACTTTTTTATTTGTCACATGTTTTCCCTACAAATTAAGGAAAACCTCATTCCCAGGGCTAGTTGTCACAGTAAAACAAAGTTTCATAGACCAACCAATTAACATTACATCACATTGGATTCAATCGGCCTCCTCGTTACAGGTTTAACAACTAGGCATATAGTGATAATATGATGtataatttatacaaattatatataattttaagtaaCTCGGAAAATAATATCATGACCCGTATAATAGAAATATGCACTCTTCAAGTATAATTACCCATGTTTAGTGATAATCCATTTCCTTTGAAAACAGGAAATATGAAGAACGGAATACAGTGGATGACATGTCGGTAATCAGCGTTAGTTTTGATTAGCTTAGACAGGGGTGACGGATTTTGTGGTCTACGACGAGACCGCCGTTTCCTGGAGCATTTTCTTATAAAGGCCAGATTGTGTCGACTTTCTAGCATATTTACTTCTGATCGTGTCGGTACACTTCATCCCTCTTCAGGcgttatatattattaataaatcacAGTGAAGTTACAACAAAAAAACGTACATTCACGACAATACAGTTGTGCGCGATTGTTACGTATTTCGTTATTTCCGCTTCTTGGCTTCGCCAACAAATAATTCGTTAAGATGACAGACATTAGATCGGGTATTTTGTGCTTGTTTGATCGACCTGCTGAACCGGTCTGTGTACCCAAGGGAGAGAAGAAAGTCGTTTTCGACATACCAGCTGATTACTTGGTAAGTAATGCTAtgtgttctttttttatttctcatTTGATTAATTTCTATATAATAATAGTTTTGTGAATCGCTTAGAGTTTGAATAGTATAATGGCAGTGCGATAGagaaatattatagaataatgtgtggaattaaaaaattgtgtttttAATGGAATTGCCCTGTTTGTGGTATAATAATGTGCTGTTGCGTTTGTTTTTCTAGTCTGACAGATACCGTCCTGTAGCGACCCAAATATTCAATCGTTTCTCCGATGAAACCGAGTCTAAACTTCAAGTGAAACAGATTACTCTTCCGGATCTTAGTTTTCCTATGCAATTGGGTCGGCTTGTGCCTTTTTCGCTGTTCATTCCCTCGCATCGAAAATATGCAGGACGTCTTATTGATATTTTCATGGGTTCGTACTATTCTATACgatttacactaattttacgcattactagattgcggatttttgtgcaaaataaaaattgtttatctcGATTGCGAGAAGTGTACGTTGGAGAGAAACTTATTTCTTCCTGTATGAACATTAATAAGTAATTTAAGTCATTAATTTTCTAGTTACCTTAATAAGTTGTACCTTAAAATTCTTGGGAAATTTTTACTACTGTGCATCTGAAGCACTCATTtctcgtcataaatgcataaaaccttcAATCTACTCATTACACTATCGTTCATCTCAAATGTTCGATTAAAATTGTGAATACGATCGTTGAAAAAGTTATTTGAGGGCATATTAAAAATCTAAAATAGTGTTGTATATTCATAatgttatcattagactgccgatgtttatgcaatttccaatttttgcgaacaaatttccagaaaatggaatgaaataaaaaactctctttcatgggaacagcctctgtagatccaaaacaaatgagaatcgtgctaaattctatcgaattttatatcatagcattttttaaacattttcataagtcataaatgcataaatatccgcagtctagatatCATAGATATATATTTGTCGGAGAATCTTGTGTCATACAAAAAAGATTCACCTTTGAAGCAAAAGATTTACCGTGTACTGTCCTACAGTTAGGACGAATTTCGATTCAATAGcataaatatgtaaaatttgcaGACGGATTAAAAAACCTAGCGATTCGAATATACGTTTAATTATCACAAATAGAATGAATTTAATAGGACTGATTAATTCATTGCTCCCTGTTTTAACTACctgtatttttaaatcttttcaCAAACAGTTACTATATGTATACTATACTCTTGTATACTAGTATTTCGATTCAGATTAGATAAATATATTCACACGCCCTCCTATTT
Protein-coding sequences here:
- the LOC143354860 gene encoding uncharacterized protein LOC143354860; translated protein: MCHGTSGGMIEYYERKIMTLRQHQFVSFVEKVFKMAIDKSAILYLFYRPLEPVYMPKGMKKIAFDIPANYLPEKLRPLAMQIFRRFADKIEHKLRVKPITPPDLTHLMRLGRHEPFSLFIPTHQKLAGKLIDIFMGTKTYEDFLSTAVYCRDHLNAEMFMYALSVAILHHPETKHLSVPPLYKIFPDKFVNDRLLTEIKENVNVLPAEISAHADTVVEIIRDHTASDLEIEHRLAYWREDLGFNMHHWHWHLVYPFAADLAIVDKDRRGELFYYMHEQIMARYNCERLCNYLRRVKSLTNWREPITEAYFPKVLDGRTGRTWPARVSDSVLRDLERPEDDAEFTILDLERWRERILNAIHTGSVINTNGEQVPLTEQTGINILGNVVESSILSPNGGFYGQLHNMGHVAISFCHDPDNRHKEYMGVMGDNSTSPRDPIFYRWHGFINDVFLEYKNTLPAYPVAQLDYPGIEVESIKLTTDGQNGDNVLNTFWTKSEVDLASGLDWLPPEPVRVKFTHLNHTNFTYTVTVNNNTTESRMGTVRIFIAPTEDERHQPFSFAKQKDLMIEMDKFSVTLQPGQNVIQQKSTDSSVTIPFEQTFPPRDTESTECPKPDNFCGCGWPQHLLVSKGVEGGFPMVLFVMVSDYTKDVVEQDESTCCKDGVSYCGLRDKKYPDARAMGYPFDRQPRENVGTLSEFLTKNMKTQSVVINFTDVIQPSAQMADNRSGILYLFDRPAEPVYVPKGEKKVAFDIPADYLSDRYRPVATQIFNRFSDETESKLQVKQITLPDLSFPMQLGRRVPFSLFIPSHRKYAGRLIDIFMGMRTYEDFLSVAVYCRDRVNPNMFIYALSVAILHRPDTKDLPVPPLTEVFPDKYVDGGIFSRAKEEANLVPPGSRIPIEIPRDYTASDLDEEHRVAYWREDIGINLHHWHWHLVYPFEGNIKIVKKDRRGELFYYMHQQIVARYNCERLCNRLGRVKRFLNWREPIPEAYFPKLDSIVAGRTWPARPGGAVLKDINRPVDQLDFDIQDLERWRDRIYEAIHTGSVINSRGERVPLTEKDGIDILGNIMEASILSPNTNVYGDIHNLGHVAISYCHDPDHRYLENFSIMGDSATAMRDPIFYRWHAFVDDVFQEYKNTLPEYTVQQLDYPGIEIDDLRVTTNQQRNVLNTFWTQSVVDLSRGLDFTPRGAVLAKFTHLNHSDFTYTIIVNNRTDAPKRGTVRIFIAPKEDERGLPFTFRHQRNLMIEMDKFTVTLRPGQNTIEQKSTGSSVTIPFERTFRNLDENRPLSGDSLELFNFCGCGWPQHMLVPKGTKAGFPMELFVMVSDYSGDVIQQDEPTGCADAITFCGLRDRKYPDARPMGYPFDRQPRTGVETLQQFLTANMAITEIAVRFTDNVVPRARSGSFGNVLTFN
- the LOC143354861 gene encoding phenoloxidase 2-like; the protein is MTDIRSGILCLFDRPAEPVCVPKGEKKVVFDIPADYLSDRYRPVATQIFNRFSDETESKLQVKQITLPDLSFPMQLGRLVPFSLFIPSHRKYAGRLIDIFMGSYYSIRFTLILRITRLRIFVQNKNCLSRLREVYLNKLYLKILGKFLLLCI